In a genomic window of Macrobrachium nipponense isolate FS-2020 chromosome 10, ASM1510439v2, whole genome shotgun sequence:
- the LOC135224098 gene encoding uncharacterized protein LOC135224098 yields the protein MDGKVTILLLLLTIKTSYPKKLTSASGHFGHALNGHSTPDIFNPVIDLSALPTSGSSHKYPHGSPYISPITSLLHNPSADSGKIPFLHYDGSRSYGAGVPISATTPKDTSAAQEPTYFIPENRGEPNHLGPKSEVSHVSHTEYKAPDLVNTLSSDSLTQSSKTVSSDGTGYQYLTPANPLEFASPVNSSQSVVADNGDHESSLPSIPLVYAPPVGSSQTPSDSTGYEYAQPENPLTYPPLVNITSSTPASVGYEYLTPANSLTYEPPVTIATTVSSDIVGYKYPTPVNTFTHTPPTEPSKARTSDIAGYESHTPANLITGYLPTAGISTTVASDSTGYEYPAPLKPLVYGQPTKSLEPKSSDQTEHKLTVHLDPPSYIPPKTGKNASPVQKHQIPGRVVPSSVLAREPAVPHRDIENGYRVPTNLLTDKPPIHEFNSPLTSNAAYEYEVPANPLSYVAKSGSSKDSVGDHTELDISEHPNTSTKGAYTSKGSTHSSKTSASDQAGYEYPVPANPLVYDHSTTPKAEVLGPTSYTNTAPSNTRTYLPPDSILKPPNTLYEAPAPTLTSQLPQVLAKDNDPSPDGIVHPSPIYVTPKSLYEPPLTTHPAEVDPPRALYITPSPDTLSRPTANKLRFNKFESLPTYLELPSSIPSLKTAGSVPLYQPPPLPQSYGHPSAGKSNESTLSEQEVKPHYSAEHDDYKPLDFSHDFNFDGEMASGTYQIILSNGHTQIVTYTIDPHKGYQVETDDVLVTT from the exons ATGGACGGTAAG GTAACAATCCTCCTACTGCTGTTGACGATCAAGACATCATACCCAAAAAAGCTCACCTCGGCCAGCGGGCACTTTGGCCATGCCCTCAATGGCCATTCTACTCCCGACATTTTCAATCCGGTCATTGACCTCTCTGCCCTTCCTACTTCAGGCTCCTCCCACAAATACCCACACGGGTCTCCATATATATCCCCAATAACATCTCTTCTGCATAACCCTTCCGCCGATTCTGGAAAGATACCATTTCTCCACTATGATGGGTCTAGGAGTTATGGTGCTGGAGTCCCCATCAGCGCAACAACTCCTAAAGATACTTCGGCAGCACAGGAGCCTACGTATTTCATTCCTGAAAATCGTGGCGAACCTAATCACCTCGGGCCTAAGTCTGAAGTGTCGCACGTAAGCCATACCGAATACAAAGCCCCTGACCTTGTAAACACACTTTCCAGTGATTCCTTGACTCAGAGTTCAAAGACTGTGTCCTCAGACGGTACTGGATACCAATACTTAACACCTGCAAATCCCCTTGAGTTTGCTTCACCGGTTAATTCCTCCCAATCAGTAGTTGCTGATAATGGTGATCATGAAAGTTCATTACCCTCAATTCCACTTGTCTATGCCCCTCCAGTCGGCTCTTCTCAGACACCATCTGACAGTACTGGGTATGAGTATGCACAGCCTGAAAACCCTCTCACCTACCCCCCTCTAGTCAATATCACCAGTTCAACGCCTGCCAGTGTTGGTTATGAATACTTAACTCCAGCAAATAGTCTTACATACGAACCACCAGTGACTATTGCAACGACAGTATCTTCTGATATTGTTGGTTACAAATATCCAACCCCTGTAAATACTTTCACCCACACCCCTCCCACTGAACCTTCTAAGGCGAGAACTTCTGACATTGCTGGGTATGAATCTCATACTCCTGCAAACCTTATCACTGGTTATCTCCCAACTGCAGGGATTTCAACTACGGTGGCATCTGACAGCACTGGGTATGAATACCCAGCCCCTTTAAAGCCCCTCGTCTATGGTCAGCCGACCAAATCTCTAGAGCCAAAATCTTCTGACCAGACTGAACACAAATTGACGGTTCATTTAGATCCACCTTCTtacattcctcccaaaacaggtAAAAATGCATCTCCAGTTCAGAAGCATCAAATCCCTGGGAGAGTAGTACCAAGTTCAGTCCTTGCTCGTGAACCTGCTGTTCCTCACAGAGATATCGAGAATGGATACAGAGTTCCTACGAATCTCCTCACTGATAAACCCCCAATTCATGAATTTAACTCTCCACTCACAAGTAATGCCGCGTACGAATATGAAGTACCTGCAAATCCACTCAGCTATGTGGCTAAGAGTGGATCCTCTAAAGATTCAGTAGGTGACCACACAGAACTGGACATTTCTGAGCATCCTAATACCAGCACCAAAGGTGCTTATACTTCCAAAGGTTCAACTCATTCCTCGAAAACCTCAGCATCTGATCAGGCTGGCTATGAATACCCAGTCCCAGCCAATCCTCTCGTTTATGACCATTCTACTACTCCCAAGGCTGAGGTCTTAGGCCCTACTAGCTACACAAACACCGCTCCTTCAAATACACGTACTTACCTTCCACCTGACTCGATCCTCAAACCCCCAAATACACTTTACGAAGCTCCTGCTCCAACTCTGACCTCCCAGCTTCCTCAAGTCTTAGCAAAGGACAATGACCCATCCCCTGATGGAATAGTACACCCAAGTCCAATTTATGTGACACCCAAATCGCTGTATGAACCTCCCCTGACTACCCACCCAGCTGAAGTTGACCCGCCCCGAGCTCTTTATATAACTCCAAGCCCTGATACACTCAGTAGACCTACCGCTAATAAGTTGCGGTTTAACAAATTTGAAAGCCTCCCTACATACTTGGAGCTGCCAAGCAGCATTCCTTCTCTCAAGACTGCTGGTTCAGTCCCACTATATCAGCCTCCACCTTTGCCCCAGTCTTACGGGCATCCATCTGCAGGAAAGTCCAACGAGTCTACATTATCTGAACAAGAG gTCAAACCACACTACTCAGCTGAGCACGACGACTACAAGCCTCTGGATTTCAGCCACGACTTCAACTTCGACGGAGAGATGGCATCCGGGACCTACCAAATCATCCTATCGAACGGCCACACCCAAATAGTTACCTATACTATCGACCCCCACAAAGGATACCAGGTTGAG